The proteins below come from a single Fusobacterium nucleatum genomic window:
- a CDS encoding DeoR family transcriptional regulator, with product MNKEKEKQNKRFLVPSIVIETIKKDKSFFGFSENRLCNEVLFKCFPFVINEEEGIFSDFTLDMLESKEFIQFSLHVGNIERYFRLVISYNIGNEAEFLRKVFSLYSSLQPFLRERILFREKIYFLKRSWKDKTKLRISTPNGFEEGIIEDILIEASTKHLQIQVNKKRYYLANVII from the coding sequence ATGAATAAAGAGAAAGAGAAACAGAATAAAAGATTTTTAGTTCCTTCAATTGTAATTGAAACTATTAAAAAAGATAAATCTTTCTTTGGATTTTCTGAGAATAGACTATGTAATGAAGTTCTATTCAAATGTTTTCCTTTTGTAATAAATGAAGAAGAAGGAATATTTTCTGATTTTACATTAGATATGCTTGAGAGTAAAGAATTTATCCAATTTTCTTTACATGTTGGAAATATAGAAAGATATTTTCGTTTAGTTATTAGTTACAATATTGGAAATGAAGCAGAATTTTTAAGAAAAGTGTTCTCTTTATATAGTTCATTACAACCTTTTCTACGTGAAAGAATTTTATTTAGAGAAAAGATATATTTTCTTAAGAGATCTTGGAAAGATAAAACAAAACTAAGAATTTCAACTCCAAATGGCTTTGAAGAAGGTATTATTGAAGATATCTTAATAGAAGCTTCTACAAAACATCTTCAAATACAAGTAAATAAAAAAAGATATTATTTAGCTAATGTTATTATTTAA
- a CDS encoding Rad52/Rad22 family DNA repair protein, whose amino-acid sequence MELLERLKEKFADEDLEFRVGATNKDKTMGLAFAYVQARAIQTRLDEVVGVDKWKVSYREVTGGFICTLSIFINGKWISKEDGSNITEFESIKGGISSAFKRVASSGFGIGRYLYKARNNWYPIKQQGNGYIFSVIPKLELKDFDSNKNINTVENLGEVILTFGKYKGQTIENVYEKDIKYIDYLLDKSKDKNILDTCKRLKRERA is encoded by the coding sequence ATGGAATTATTAGAAAGATTAAAAGAAAAATTTGCTGATGAAGATTTAGAATTTAGAGTAGGAGCAACTAATAAAGATAAAACGATGGGATTAGCTTTTGCTTATGTTCAAGCAAGAGCCATACAAACAAGGTTAGATGAAGTTGTTGGAGTAGATAAATGGAAAGTGTCATATAGAGAAGTAACAGGAGGATTTATATGTACACTTTCTATTTTTATTAATGGTAAATGGATATCTAAAGAAGATGGATCAAATATAACAGAATTTGAATCAATAAAAGGTGGGATATCAAGTGCATTTAAGAGAGTAGCTTCATCAGGTTTTGGAATAGGAAGATACCTATATAAAGCAAGAAATAACTGGTATCCAATAAAGCAGCAAGGAAATGGATATATATTTTCAGTTATTCCAAAATTAGAATTAAAGGATTTTGACAGTAATAAAAATATAAATACAGTAGAAAATTTAGGAGAAGTTATTCTTACATTTGGAAAATATAAAGGTCAAACTATAGAAAATGTTTATGAAAAAGATATAAAATATATTGATTATCTATTAGATAAGAGTAAAGATAAGAATATACTAGATACTTGTAAAAGATTAAAAAGAGAAAGAGCTTAG
- a CDS encoding DUF960 family protein, with translation MTTIYLTRKISSKLNKYLLEKIISIIKEKDNSKIDYFQIFEVNNNQLINSQEKPEKSEIYNLAYKFKEKIKIWAIKSEEEAKKYWTIMFPEEY, from the coding sequence ATGACTACTATATATTTGACAAGAAAAATATCATCAAAATTAAATAAATACTTATTGGAAAAAATAATATCTATTATAAAAGAAAAAGATAATTCAAAGATTGACTATTTTCAAATTTTTGAAGTAAATAATAATCAATTAATAAACAGTCAAGAAAAACCAGAGAAGAGCGAGATATATAATTTAGCTTATAAATTTAAAGAAAAAATTAAAATATGGGCTATAAAAAGTGAAGAAGAAGCTAAAAAATATTGGACTATTATGTTTCCAGAAGAATATTAG
- a CDS encoding siphovirus Gp157 family protein, which yields MKLYEIKKDLVEMLDLLTEVSDDELAKENCEEMLEFLKEELKSKSGSVLKYIRNLESEKEILREEIERLEKLKKTKEKKLEFLKKYLVQTMLELKEKKIETNLGSYGIRKSTKVQIIDETLIPENFIKVKTEKTLDKIGIANYIKNYGELAGAKIIENYSLQIR from the coding sequence ATGAAACTTTATGAAATTAAAAAAGATTTAGTTGAAATGTTAGATTTATTAACTGAAGTCAGTGATGATGAGTTAGCAAAAGAAAATTGTGAAGAAATGTTAGAGTTTTTAAAAGAAGAGTTAAAGTCAAAGAGTGGAAGTGTTTTAAAGTATATTAGAAATTTAGAATCTGAAAAAGAGATTCTGAGGGAAGAAATAGAAAGACTGGAAAAATTAAAAAAAACAAAAGAAAAGAAATTAGAGTTTTTAAAGAAATATTTAGTGCAAACTATGTTAGAACTTAAAGAAAAGAAAATAGAAACTAATTTAGGTAGTTATGGAATTAGAAAGAGTACAAAAGTACAAATAATTGATGAAACACTTATACCTGAAAATTTTATTAAAGTTAAAACTGAAAAAACTTTAGATAAGATTGGAATAGCTAATTATATCAAAAATTATGGAGAATTGGCTGGAGCAAAGATAATTGAAAATTATTCATTACAAATTAGATAA
- a CDS encoding BREX system Lon protease-like protein BrxL produces the protein MKNYLVNKKNTNEQLKYNKILNVMAIEKVENIEEIYIDFKAEWKKLSLVQRVDLLINSLGKDSRKMLPIEKIIQLVSIIPFVEHSTHISYTSPFSQGKTFQYSKIFPNSKVISSGITEAALFYNKNRGEFGILKNYDIVAFDDVQCLNNDTIASAVYDFLSSGNLSRSNNVVNSISCSSIIFLSNYTEETQKKLENNPYFLKDINLFEPFSDSFQKEAFKSRVIVLPAYLMRDENFIISEEDVYGININVLHKFFQEKLKESLPLFKIELSCKERLKNNIYAIVSGLSKLLFDDLESIPEKYLQAFIQLAEKLVELPFESTFKLYNKSELNYLLIELSSVFLKYSIENITEAYVYEDRCILRFQEEKNVLYKIALTKYGIKKNLKEFKNWKNASSNQKSYLIESEIIDKDGIVLRSHTELSVFGNYKKVNLDSFYSNQDNENIQTEISEIKGELKECKEALKDLANILKNLNISYSLNNVVFKNKLLLSEEEYKDLKDERKGYLGKLFDIYPQDIRNYDIIFNIKNNEIKFLNYDFIDIKKETSLEDMIEYHEKVKSLK, from the coding sequence ATGAAGAATTATTTAGTTAATAAAAAAAATACAAATGAGCAATTAAAATATAATAAAATTTTAAATGTAATGGCTATAGAAAAGGTAGAAAATATTGAAGAGATTTATATAGATTTCAAAGCGGAATGGAAAAAATTATCTTTAGTTCAAAGAGTAGATTTGTTAATTAATTCATTAGGCAAAGATTCTAGAAAAATGTTACCTATAGAAAAGATTATACAGCTAGTTTCAATAATACCATTTGTTGAACATTCTACTCATATTTCCTATACTTCACCTTTTTCACAAGGAAAAACATTTCAGTATAGTAAAATATTTCCCAATTCTAAAGTAATAAGTAGTGGTATAACAGAAGCTGCTTTGTTTTATAATAAAAATAGAGGGGAATTTGGAATACTAAAAAATTATGATATTGTAGCTTTTGATGATGTTCAATGTTTAAATAATGATACTATAGCTTCAGCTGTTTATGATTTTCTTTCTTCTGGAAACTTAAGTAGAAGTAATAATGTTGTAAATAGTATTTCATGTTCATCAATTATATTTCTTTCCAATTATACAGAAGAAACACAAAAAAAATTAGAAAATAATCCTTATTTTTTAAAAGACATAAATTTATTTGAACCTTTTTCAGATTCATTTCAAAAAGAGGCATTTAAAAGCAGAGTTATAGTATTACCTGCATATTTAATGAGAGATGAGAATTTTATTATCTCTGAGGAAGATGTATACGGAATTAATATTAATGTTCTTCATAAATTTTTTCAAGAAAAATTGAAAGAAAGTTTACCTTTGTTTAAAATAGAACTTTCTTGTAAAGAACGTCTAAAAAATAATATTTATGCCATTGTTTCGGGATTGTCAAAATTACTATTTGATGATTTAGAAAGTATTCCAGAAAAGTATCTTCAAGCTTTTATCCAACTTGCAGAAAAACTAGTTGAACTTCCTTTTGAGAGTACTTTTAAATTATATAATAAAAGTGAGTTAAACTATTTATTAATAGAACTTTCAAGTGTATTTTTAAAATATTCTATTGAAAATATAACTGAGGCATATGTTTATGAAGATAGATGTATTCTACGTTTTCAGGAAGAAAAGAATGTTTTATATAAGATAGCACTAACAAAATATGGAATCAAAAAAAATTTAAAAGAATTTAAAAATTGGAAAAATGCTTCAAGTAACCAAAAAAGTTACCTTATAGAATCAGAAATTATAGATAAAGACGGAATAGTTTTAAGAAGTCATACAGAATTATCAGTTTTTGGAAATTATAAAAAAGTCAATTTAGATTCTTTTTATTCTAATCAAGATAATGAAAATATACAAACTGAAATATCTGAAATAAAAGGTGAATTGAAAGAGTGTAAAGAGGCTTTAAAAGATTTAGCTAATATACTTAAAAATTTAAATATCTCTTATAGCTTGAATAATGTTGTATTTAAAAACAAATTATTACTATCTGAAGAAGAATACAAAGATTTAAAAGATGAAAGAAAAGGATATCTTGGGAAATTATTTGATATATATCCTCAAGATATTAGAAATTATGATATTATCTTTAATATTAAAAATAATGAAATTAAATTTTTAAACTATGACTTCATTGATATAAAAAAAGAAACTAGCTTAGAAGACATGATAGAGTATCATGAAAAAGTGAAGAGCTTAAAATAA
- a CDS encoding helix-turn-helix domain-containing protein: MEIKSRVSIKEASKKLGLPEQTLRVFIRNGRFKEFAEATKINDSKHWTYYINRARLENYLKLENEPNQVI, encoded by the coding sequence ATGGAAATTAAAAGCAGGGTTTCAATAAAAGAAGCTTCAAAAAAGTTAGGTCTACCTGAACAGACATTAAGAGTATTTATAAGAAATGGTAGATTCAAAGAATTTGCAGAGGCTACAAAAATAAATGATTCAAAGCACTGGACTTATTACATAAATAGAGCTAGACTTGAAAATTATTTAAAACTTGAAAATGAGCCTAACCAAGTAATTTAG
- a CDS encoding tyrosine-type recombinase/integrase, giving the protein MKRPNGNGSITKVKGARRKPYKVTITIGWKNDSGKQIKKCIGYYATAKEAEKVLVDFNINPFNLDLASLTFQDIYERWSKTKYKNVSSSSIVGYSSAYNAVSKIHNMKFKDIKAIHLQEAMDVSNKGYPTKRKIKYLYSQLFAYAMSNDIVSKDYSPFINIGKKEKESERIPFTEKEISKLWEYENKIDFIDTILIMIYTGFRIGELLELKNKDINLINKTITGGIKTEAGKNRLVPIHPKILPLIEKRYNESNELFIVNAKGKEMKYSNYYREKFLPIMENLNMKHRPHDCRHTFATLLSNANANSTAIKKMIGHESFITTEKIYTHKDIEELRKNIELIK; this is encoded by the coding sequence ATGAAAAGACCAAATGGAAATGGAAGTATAACAAAAGTTAAAGGAGCTAGGCGGAAACCTTATAAAGTAACTATTACAATAGGTTGGAAAAATGATAGTGGAAAGCAAATAAAGAAGTGTATAGGCTACTATGCAACAGCAAAAGAAGCAGAAAAGGTATTAGTTGACTTTAATATAAATCCTTTTAATCTTGATTTAGCTTCTTTAACATTTCAAGATATATATGAAAGATGGAGTAAAACAAAGTATAAAAATGTTAGTAGCTCTTCTATTGTAGGTTATTCTTCAGCCTATAATGCTGTTTCAAAAATACATAATATGAAATTCAAAGATATTAAGGCTATACACTTACAAGAAGCAATGGATGTATCAAATAAAGGTTACCCTACAAAACGGAAAATAAAATACTTATACAGTCAATTATTTGCTTATGCTATGTCAAATGATATAGTATCTAAAGATTACAGTCCATTTATTAATATTGGAAAGAAAGAAAAAGAAAGTGAAAGAATCCCATTTACAGAGAAAGAAATCTCTAAATTATGGGAATATGAAAATAAAATTGATTTTATAGATACTATATTAATAATGATTTATACAGGTTTTAGAATAGGTGAGTTACTAGAGTTAAAGAATAAAGATATTAATTTAATTAATAAAACTATAACAGGTGGAATTAAAACGGAAGCAGGAAAAAATCGTTTAGTCCCTATTCATCCTAAAATACTTCCACTAATTGAAAAAAGATACAATGAAAGTAATGAACTTTTTATAGTAAATGCTAAAGGAAAAGAAATGAAATATAGTAATTATTATCGTGAAAAGTTTCTTCCAATAATGGAAAATTTAAATATGAAACATCGACCTCATGATTGCAGACATACATTTGCAACTTTATTAAGTAATGCTAATGCAAATTCAACTGCAATTAAAAAGATGATTGGACATGAAAGTTTTATAACTACTGAAAAGATATATACTCATAAGGATATTGAAGAATTAAGAAAAAATATTGAACTCATAAAATAA
- the rpsI gene encoding 30S ribosomal protein S9 translates to MAEKMTQYLGTGRRKTSVARVRLIPGGQGVEINGKAMDEYFGGRAILSKIVEQPLALTETLNKFAVKVNVVGGGNSGQAGAIRHGVARALLLADESLKEALREAGFLTRDSRMVERKKYGKKKARRSPQFSKR, encoded by the coding sequence GTGGCAGAAAAAATGACTCAATATTTAGGAACTGGTAGAAGAAAAACTTCAGTAGCTAGAGTAAGATTAATTCCTGGTGGACAAGGAGTAGAAATAAATGGTAAAGCAATGGATGAATATTTTGGAGGAAGAGCTATTCTTTCTAAAATAGTTGAACAACCTTTAGCTTTAACAGAAACTTTAAATAAATTTGCAGTTAAAGTAAATGTAGTTGGTGGAGGAAACTCTGGGCAAGCTGGTGCAATCAGACATGGTGTTGCAAGAGCATTATTACTTGCTGATGAAAGTTTAAAAGAAGCTTTAAGAGAGGCTGGATTCTTAACAAGAGATTCAAGAATGGTTGAAAGAAAGAAATATGGTAAGAAGAAAGCAAGAAGAAGTCCACAATTCTCAAAACGTTAA
- the rplM gene encoding 50S ribosomal protein L13 — protein MKKYTFMQRKEDVVREWHHYDAEGQILGKIAVEIAKKLMGKEKLTFTPHIDGGDYVVVTNASKLVVTGKKLTDKVYYNHSGFPGGIRARKLGEILEKKPEELLMLAVKRMLPKNKLGRQQLTRLRVFAGAEHSHVAQKPNKVEL, from the coding sequence GTGAAAAAATATACTTTTATGCAAAGAAAAGAAGATGTTGTCAGAGAATGGCACCATTACGATGCTGAAGGGCAAATTTTAGGAAAAATAGCAGTAGAAATTGCTAAAAAATTAATGGGTAAAGAAAAACTTACATTTACACCTCATATTGATGGTGGAGATTATGTAGTGGTTACAAATGCTTCTAAATTAGTTGTAACTGGAAAAAAATTAACTGATAAAGTTTACTACAATCACTCAGGATTTCCTGGAGGAATAAGAGCAAGAAAACTAGGAGAAATCTTAGAAAAAAAACCAGAAGAATTATTAATGCTAGCTGTTAAAAGAATGCTTCCAAAAAATAAATTAGGAAGACAACAACTAACAAGACTTAGAGTGTTTGCAGGGGCAGAACATTCTCATGTTGCACAAAAACCAAATAAGGTAGAATTATAA
- a CDS encoding alanine/glycine:cation symporter family protein, which yields MLNFIASINELFWGAILILLLVGTGIFYTIKLKFVQVRKFKKGVSQLTGNFSINGKDADHNGMSSFQALATAIAAQVGTGNLAGAATAIVSGGPGAIFWMWVSAFFGMATIYAEAILSQLFKRKIEGEITGGPAYYIEELFNKNFLSKILAVFFALSCILALGFMGNGVQANSIGEAMKNAFNISPYITGVVVALLGGFVFFGGVKRIASFTEKVVPLMAGLYILICFIIIIINYANIIKAFEAIFVNAFSAKSILGGFLGMGVKKAIRYGVARGLFSNEAGMGSTPHAHAIAKVKNPVEQGNVALITVFIDTFIVLTLTALVILTSNIGDGTLTGITLTQRAFENALGYLGTIFIAIALFFFAFSTIIGWYFFGEANIKYLFGKKAINVYRILVMIAIFIGSTQKVELVWELADLFNGLMVIPNLIALIVLYKLVVNTSSEYDKLHNL from the coding sequence ATGTTAAATTTTATTGCTAGTATTAATGAACTTTTTTGGGGAGCTATTTTAATTTTACTTTTAGTTGGAACTGGAATTTTTTACACTATAAAATTAAAATTTGTACAAGTAAGAAAATTTAAAAAAGGTGTTTCACAATTAACAGGAAATTTCAGTATAAATGGTAAGGATGCAGATCATAATGGGATGTCCTCTTTCCAAGCACTTGCAACTGCTATTGCGGCACAAGTTGGAACTGGAAATCTTGCAGGAGCAGCAACTGCTATTGTATCAGGAGGACCAGGAGCTATATTTTGGATGTGGGTAAGTGCATTTTTTGGAATGGCTACTATCTATGCAGAAGCAATTTTAAGCCAACTATTTAAAAGAAAAATTGAAGGAGAGATTACAGGAGGACCTGCATACTATATAGAAGAACTTTTTAATAAAAATTTCTTATCAAAAATTCTTGCTGTATTTTTTGCCTTATCTTGTATATTGGCACTTGGTTTTATGGGAAATGGTGTTCAAGCTAACTCAATAGGAGAAGCTATGAAAAATGCTTTTAATATTTCTCCATATATAACTGGTGTGGTTGTTGCACTATTAGGAGGATTTGTATTTTTTGGTGGAGTTAAAAGAATAGCTTCTTTCACAGAAAAAGTTGTTCCTCTTATGGCTGGATTATATATATTAATTTGTTTTATAATAATTATAATAAATTATGCTAATATTATTAAGGCATTTGAAGCTATATTTGTAAATGCTTTTTCTGCAAAATCAATTCTTGGTGGTTTCTTAGGAATGGGAGTAAAAAAAGCTATCAGATACGGAGTTGCAAGAGGATTATTTTCAAATGAAGCTGGTATGGGGTCAACTCCTCATGCTCACGCTATTGCAAAAGTTAAAAACCCAGTTGAACAAGGAAATGTTGCATTAATAACTGTTTTTATAGATACTTTTATTGTATTAACTTTAACAGCACTTGTTATCCTTACTTCTAATATAGGAGATGGAACTTTAACAGGTATTACACTGACACAAAGAGCTTTTGAAAATGCATTAGGATATTTAGGAACAATTTTTATTGCTATTGCTTTGTTCTTCTTTGCATTTTCAACAATTATTGGTTGGTATTTTTTTGGAGAAGCTAATATAAAATATCTTTTTGGTAAAAAGGCGATCAATGTTTATAGAATTTTAGTTATGATAGCAATTTTTATAGGTTCTACACAAAAGGTTGAACTTGTATGGGAACTTGCAGATTTATTTAATGGACTTATGGTTATTCCAAACCTAATTGCTTTAATTGTTCTATACAAATTAGTTGTTAATACTTCAAGTGAATATGATAAATTACATAATTTATAA
- the infC gene encoding translation initiation factor IF-3, which yields MFFQWRCSVISDKTRINEKIRGKEFRIISFDGEQLGIMTAEQALNLASSQGYDLVEIAPSATPPVCKIMDYSKYKYEQTRKLKEAKKNQKQVVIKEIKVTARIDSHDLETKLNQVTKFLEKENKVKVTLVLFGREKMHANLGVTTLDEIAEKFAETAEVEKKYADKQKHLILSPKKIK from the coding sequence ATTTTTTTTCAATGGAGGTGTAGTGTTATTTCTGACAAGACAAGAATAAACGAAAAGATTAGAGGAAAAGAATTCAGAATTATTTCTTTTGATGGTGAACAATTAGGTATTATGACAGCAGAACAAGCTTTGAATTTAGCTTCTTCACAGGGCTATGATTTAGTTGAGATTGCTCCAAGTGCAACCCCACCTGTTTGCAAAATAATGGATTATAGCAAATATAAGTATGAACAAACTAGAAAATTAAAAGAAGCTAAGAAAAATCAAAAGCAAGTTGTTATTAAAGAAATTAAAGTGACTGCAAGAATTGACAGCCATGATTTAGAAACTAAGCTTAATCAAGTTACTAAATTTTTAGAAAAAGAAAATAAAGTAAAAGTTACTTTGGTATTGTTTGGTAGAGAAAAGATGCATGCTAATCTAGGAGTTACAACACTAGATGAGATAGCTGAAAAATTTGCTGAAACTGCTGAGGTAGAGAAAAAATATGCTGATAAACAAAAACATTTAATCTTATCACCTAAAAAAATAAAGTAA
- the rpmI gene encoding 50S ribosomal protein L35 — protein MPKMKTHRGAKKRIKVTGTGKFVIKHSGKSHILTKKDRKRKNHLKKDAVVTETYKRHMQGLLPYGEGR, from the coding sequence ATGCCAAAGATGAAAACTCATAGAGGAGCAAAAAAAAGAATTAAAGTAACTGGAACTGGGAAATTTGTAATTAAACATTCTGGTAAAAGCCATATCTTAACTAAAAAAGACAGAAAAAGAAAGAACCACTTAAAGAAAGATGCTGTGGTTACTGAAACTTATAAAAGACATATGCAAGGGTTACTACCATATGGAGAAGGAAGATAA
- the rplT gene encoding 50S ribosomal protein L20 gives MRVKTGIIRRKRHKRVLKAAKGFRGASGDAFKQAKQATRRAMAYATRDRKVNKRRMRQLWITRINSAARMNGVSYSVLMNGLKKAGILLDRKVLADIALNNATEFTKLVETAKSAL, from the coding sequence ATGAGAGTAAAAACTGGAATTATAAGAAGAAAAAGACATAAAAGAGTATTAAAAGCTGCTAAAGGTTTTAGAGGTGCATCAGGAGATGCTTTTAAACAAGCTAAACAAGCTACTAGAAGAGCAATGGCTTATGCAACAAGAGATAGAAAAGTTAATAAAAGAAGAATGAGACAATTATGGATTACAAGAATAAACTCTGCTGCAAGAATGAATGGAGTTTCTTATTCTGTATTAATGAATGGTCTTAAAAAAGCTGGAATCTTACTTGATAGAAAAGTTCTTGCTGATATAGCTTTAAACAATGCTACTGAATTTACAAAATTAGTAGAAACTGCTAAATCAGCTCTATAA
- a CDS encoding MBL fold metallo-hydrolase, protein MRVKCFHLGAYGTNCFLAYDENSIAYFFDCGGRNLKQVYEYIEEHKLNLKYIILTHGHGDHIEGLNDLASHYPKAKVYIGEEDKDFLYNSELSLSAAIFGEAFKFKGELITVKEGDIIGDFKVIDTPGHTIGSKSFYDEKDKILMSGDTLFRRSYGRYDLPTGNLNMLCNSLQKLSKLPDETIVYNGHTDNTTIGEEKRFLERLGIL, encoded by the coding sequence TTGAGAGTAAAATGCTTTCATTTGGGAGCTTATGGGACAAATTGTTTCTTAGCTTATGATGAAAATAGTATAGCTTATTTTTTTGATTGTGGAGGTAGAAATTTAAAACAAGTTTATGAATATATAGAAGAACATAAATTAAATTTAAAATATATAATATTAACTCATGGCCATGGAGATCATATAGAAGGATTGAATGATTTAGCTTCACATTATCCAAAAGCAAAAGTGTATATAGGAGAAGAAGATAAAGATTTTTTATATAATTCAGAACTTAGTTTATCAGCTGCAATTTTTGGGGAAGCTTTTAAATTTAAAGGAGAACTTATTACAGTAAAAGAGGGAGATATAATAGGAGACTTTAAAGTAATAGATACTCCTGGGCATACTATTGGTTCAAAAAGTTTTTATGATGAAAAAGATAAAATTTTAATGTCAGGTGATACATTATTTAGAAGAAGTTATGGTAGATATGATTTACCTACTGGGAACTTAAATATGTTATGTAACAGTTTACAAAAATTATCAAAATTACCTGATGAAACTATTGTTTACAATGGACATACAGATAACACAACTATTGGTGAAGAAAAAAGATTTTTAGAAAGACTTGGAATACTTTAA
- a CDS encoding NAD(P)/FAD-dependent oxidoreductase → MEKIYDVVIVGAGPAGLTAGIYAGRGNLSTLILEKEGIGSMIMSHQIDNYPGFHIGASGKEIYDSMKKQALDFTCEIKSATVLGFDPYDEIKIVKTDAGNFKTKYIIIATGLGKIGTKKVKGENKFLGSGVSYCATCDGAFTKDKVVSLVGKGDEIIEEALFLTRYAKEVNIFLTSDDLDCNEELKEAILSKENVKITKKVKLLEIKGEEFVTELDLEIEGNKETTSTDFVFLYLGTKNNIELYGEFVNLSEAGYILTDETMKTRTDKMYAIGDIREKDVRQIATATNDGVIATTFILKEILKSKKK, encoded by the coding sequence ATGGAAAAAATATATGATGTTGTAATTGTTGGAGCTGGTCCTGCTGGGTTAACAGCTGGAATATATGCAGGGAGAGGAAATTTATCAACTCTTATTTTGGAAAAAGAAGGAATAGGAAGTATGATAATGTCTCATCAGATTGATAATTATCCTGGCTTTCATATTGGAGCTTCTGGAAAAGAAATTTATGATTCAATGAAAAAACAAGCTTTAGATTTTACTTGTGAAATAAAATCAGCAACAGTTTTAGGCTTTGACCCTTATGATGAAATAAAGATTGTAAAAACAGATGCAGGAAATTTTAAAACAAAATATATTATAATAGCAACTGGATTGGGGAAAATTGGTACTAAAAAAGTAAAAGGAGAAAATAAGTTTTTAGGTTCAGGTGTTTCTTATTGTGCGACTTGTGATGGAGCTTTTACAAAAGATAAAGTTGTTTCACTAGTTGGAAAAGGTGATGAGATTATTGAGGAAGCCTTATTTTTAACTAGATATGCAAAGGAAGTAAATATCTTTTTAACTTCTGATGATTTAGATTGCAATGAAGAGTTAAAAGAAGCTATTTTATCAAAAGAAAATGTAAAAATTACAAAGAAAGTAAAACTTTTAGAAATAAAGGGAGAAGAATTTGTAACAGAATTAGATTTAGAAATAGAGGGAAATAAAGAAACAACATCAACTGATTTTGTTTTCTTGTATTTAGGTACAAAAAATAATATTGAATTATATGGAGAGTTTGTCAATTTAAGTGAAGCAGGATATATATTAACAGATGAAACTATGAAAACAAGAACTGATAAAATGTATGCTATTGGAGATATTAGAGAAAAAGATGTAAGACAGATTGCCACTGCTACTAATGATGGAGTTATAGCAACAACATTTATTTTAAAAGAAATATTAAAATCTAAGAAAAAATAA